The following proteins are encoded in a genomic region of Candidatus Binatus sp.:
- a CDS encoding CbbQ/NirQ/NorQ/GpvN family protein produces MGIELKKFDTRLRVEGPEVKHLDPASAPFYLPIGDEVEIFTAAYKARLPLLLKGPTGCGKTRFVEHMAHQLASMPDGPTELITVACHEDLTGSDLVGRFLIQADETVWVDGPLTQAVRRGAICYLDEVVEARKDTTVLIHPLSDHRRILPIEKRGETIEAHTGFLLVISYNPGYQSIQKNLKHSTRQRFVTIEFTYPPADKEVEIIAHEAGIDLDMAMQLAVLGEKVRHLKASGLEEGVSTRLLIYAGELIVQGITPRRAATVAVTWSLTDEADSKRAIDEVVKAIFP; encoded by the coding sequence ATGGGGATTGAATTAAAGAAGTTCGATACACGGCTTCGGGTTGAAGGGCCCGAGGTCAAGCATCTCGACCCGGCCTCGGCCCCGTTTTATCTGCCGATCGGCGATGAAGTGGAAATATTCACCGCCGCGTACAAGGCGCGCCTGCCGCTCCTCCTGAAGGGACCAACCGGTTGCGGCAAGACGCGCTTCGTCGAGCACATGGCGCATCAGCTCGCCTCGATGCCGGACGGACCGACCGAGTTGATCACGGTCGCTTGCCACGAAGATCTAACGGGCAGCGATCTGGTCGGCAGGTTCCTGATCCAGGCCGACGAGACGGTGTGGGTCGATGGACCGCTGACGCAGGCGGTGCGGCGCGGCGCTATCTGCTACCTCGACGAAGTGGTCGAGGCGCGCAAGGACACGACGGTGCTGATCCATCCGCTGTCGGACCATCGCCGGATCCTGCCGATCGAAAAGCGCGGCGAGACGATCGAGGCGCACACGGGATTCCTGCTGGTGATTTCGTACAACCCCGGCTATCAGAGCATCCAGAAGAACCTGAAGCATTCGACGCGCCAGCGCTTCGTCACGATCGAATTCACCTATCCGCCGGCGGACAAGGAAGTCGAGATCATCGCGCACGAGGCGGGAATCGATCTCGACATGGCGATGCAGCTTGCGGTGCTCGGCGAGAAAGTGCGGCATCTGAAAGCGTCGGGACTGGAAGAAGGCGTTTCGACGCGGCTACTGATTTACGCGGGCGAGCTGATCGTGCAGGGAATCACGCCGCGGCGCGCGGCGACGGTCGCGGTGACGTGGTCGCTGACGGATGAGGCGGACAGCAAGCGCGCAATCGACGAAGTGGTAAAAGCGATCTTTCCATGA